A stretch of the Nicotiana tabacum cultivar K326 chromosome 6, ASM71507v2, whole genome shotgun sequence genome encodes the following:
- the LOC142181764 gene encoding uncharacterized protein LOC142181764: MTNTWYETVLLGRPAGAAPLTWDEFTKLFKNHFLPDSLMQQYARDFERLVQTRDMDVSTYNTKFCKLAIYALHLVPTEETRVQRFVDGLVGRIYTAVAPQMKTLSYFDVVDLARKIENKGREERTTSDLRKKAKTGGAFSGGFSENRRAENQGQQQQHASQTGTHMSSQSTYRPHYRQGNRRPSSSGHRNSGQIYATTPVC, translated from the coding sequence ATGACCAACACATGGTATGAAACTGTATTGCTAGGAAGGCCAGCAGGAGCAGCACCACTGACATGGGACGAGTTCACTAAGTTGTTCAAGAATCATTTTCTTCCAGACAGTCTGATGCAACAATATGCTAGAGACTTTGAGAGATTGGTTCAGACTCGTGATATGGATGTGTCAACATATAATACTAAGTTCTGTAAGCTGGCTATATATGCTCTTCACTTAGTGCCTACCGAAGAAACTCGAGttcagaggtttgttgatggattgGTTGGTCGTATATACACTGCAGTAGCCCCACAAATGAAGACTTTATCCTACTTTGATGTAGTCGACCTTGCTAGAAAGATTGAAAACAAGGGGCGTGAGGAGCGTACAACTAGTGATTTACGTAAGAAGGCCAAGACAGGAGGGGCTTTCAGTGGTGGTTTTAGTGAAAATAGAAGAGCGGAAAATcaaggacaacaacaacaacatgcttctcagACAGGAACACACATGTCTTCACAGTCCACATACAGACCACATTACAGACAAGGTAATAGGAGACCATCATCTTCTGGACATCGTAATTCTGGGCAGATATATGCCACTACTCCAGTCTGCTAG